The following coding sequences are from one Manis pentadactyla isolate mManPen7 chromosome 13, mManPen7.hap1, whole genome shotgun sequence window:
- the TRIM7 gene encoding E3 ubiquitin-protein ligase TRIM7 isoform X3 yields the protein MAAVGPRTGPGAGADALALAAELQGEATCSICLELFREPVSVECGHSFCRACIARCWERPGVAAPAAPRALPCPLPCPQCREPARPSQLRPNRQLAAVAALLRRFSLPAGALGQREPTRAAAGCALHGEPLKLYCQDDGRAICVVCDRAREHRAHAVLPLDEAVQEAKELLESRLEVLKKDLEDYEVFRSTEERESKELLKQMAAEREKVCAEFQALRAFLVEQEGRLLGRLEELSREVTQKQNDNLAQIGGEIAQLSKLSSQIQETACKPDLDFLQDFKNTLSSSQPPPRPYCLTCVLSKANRRCAHACMLACLAVGIPA from the exons ATGGCAGCGGTGGGGCCGCGGACCGGCCCTGGCGCCGGGGCCGACGCGTTGGCACTGGCGGCAGAGCTGCAGGGGGAGGCGACGTGCTCCATCTGCCTGGAGCTCTTCCGCGAGCCCGTGTCCGTCGAGTGCGGCCACAGCTTCTGCCGTGCCTGCATCGCGCGCTGCTGGGAGCGCCCCGGCGTGGCGGCCCCCGCTGCTCCCCGCGCGTtgccctgcccgctgccctgcccGCAGTGCCGCGAGCCCGCGCGCCCCAGCCAGCTGCGACCCAACCGGCAGCTGGCAGCGGTGGCCGCTCTGCTGCGGCGCTTCAGCCTCCCCGCGGGCGCACTAGGGCAGCGCGAGCCTACGCGGGCGGCGGCAGGATGCGCACTGCACGGCGAACCGCTCAAGCTCTACTGCCAGGACGACGGACGCGCCATTTGCGTGGTGTGCGACCGCGCCCGCGAGCACCGCGCGCACGCAGTGTTGCCGCTCGACGAGGCGGTGCAGGAGGCCAAG GAGCTCCTGGAGTCCAGGCTGGAGGTCTTGAAGAAGGATCTAGAGGACTATGAGGTGTTTCGTTCCACTGAAGAGAGGGAGAGCAAGGAGCTCCTG AAACAGATGGCAGCCGAGCGAGAGAAGGTGTGTGCGGAATTCCAGGCACTGAGGGCCTTCCTGGTAGAGCAGGAGGGTCGGCTCCTGGGCCGCCTGGAGGAGCTTTCCCGGGAGGTGACACAGAAGCAGAATGATAACCTGGCCCAGATCGGGGGAGAGATCGCCCAGCTCTCCAAGCTCAGCAGCCAGATTCAGGAGACAGCTTGCAAGCCTGACCTCGACTTTCTCCAG GATTTCAAAAACACACTAAGCAG TTCCCAGCCTCCCCCCAGGCCCTACTGCCTTACCTGTGTGCTTTCCAAGGCAAACAGAAGGTGTGCCCATGCTTGCATGCTTGCCTGCCTAGCCGTGGGTATTCCAGCTTGA
- the TRIM7 gene encoding E3 ubiquitin-protein ligase TRIM7 isoform X1, with protein MAAVGPRTGPGAGADALALAAELQGEATCSICLELFREPVSVECGHSFCRACIARCWERPGVAAPAAPRALPCPLPCPQCREPARPSQLRPNRQLAAVAALLRRFSLPAGALGQREPTRAAAGCALHGEPLKLYCQDDGRAICVVCDRAREHRAHAVLPLDEAVQEAKELLESRLEVLKKDLEDYEVFRSTEERESKELLKQMAAEREKVCAEFQALRAFLVEQEGRLLGRLEELSREVTQKQNDNLAQIGGEIAQLSKLSSQIQETACKPDLDFLQDFKNTLSRCSNVPGPKPTTVSSEMKNKVWNVSLKTFVLKGLLKKFKEDLLGELEKEEKVELTLDPDTANPRLILSLDLKSVRLGQRPQELPSHPRRFDTNTRVLASCGFSSGRHHWEVEVGSKDGWAFGVAGESVRRKGLTPFTPDEGVWALQLNSGQYWAVTSPERTPLSCGHLSRVRVALDLEVGAVSFYAVEDMRHLYTFRVNFHERVFPLFSVCSTGTYLRIWP; from the exons ATGGCAGCGGTGGGGCCGCGGACCGGCCCTGGCGCCGGGGCCGACGCGTTGGCACTGGCGGCAGAGCTGCAGGGGGAGGCGACGTGCTCCATCTGCCTGGAGCTCTTCCGCGAGCCCGTGTCCGTCGAGTGCGGCCACAGCTTCTGCCGTGCCTGCATCGCGCGCTGCTGGGAGCGCCCCGGCGTGGCGGCCCCCGCTGCTCCCCGCGCGTtgccctgcccgctgccctgcccGCAGTGCCGCGAGCCCGCGCGCCCCAGCCAGCTGCGACCCAACCGGCAGCTGGCAGCGGTGGCCGCTCTGCTGCGGCGCTTCAGCCTCCCCGCGGGCGCACTAGGGCAGCGCGAGCCTACGCGGGCGGCGGCAGGATGCGCACTGCACGGCGAACCGCTCAAGCTCTACTGCCAGGACGACGGACGCGCCATTTGCGTGGTGTGCGACCGCGCCCGCGAGCACCGCGCGCACGCAGTGTTGCCGCTCGACGAGGCGGTGCAGGAGGCCAAG GAGCTCCTGGAGTCCAGGCTGGAGGTCTTGAAGAAGGATCTAGAGGACTATGAGGTGTTTCGTTCCACTGAAGAGAGGGAGAGCAAGGAGCTCCTG AAACAGATGGCAGCCGAGCGAGAGAAGGTGTGTGCGGAATTCCAGGCACTGAGGGCCTTCCTGGTAGAGCAGGAGGGTCGGCTCCTGGGCCGCCTGGAGGAGCTTTCCCGGGAGGTGACACAGAAGCAGAATGATAACCTGGCCCAGATCGGGGGAGAGATCGCCCAGCTCTCCAAGCTCAGCAGCCAGATTCAGGAGACAGCTTGCAAGCCTGACCTCGACTTTCTCCAG GATTTCAAAAACACACTAAGCAG GTGCAGCAACGTGCCTGGCCCCAAGCCAACCACAGTCTCTTCTGAGATGAAAAATAAAGTCTGGAATGTTTCCCTCAAGACCTTTGTCTTAAAGGGATTGCTCAAGAAGTTCAAAG AGGATCTTCTGGGAGAgctggagaaagaggagaaag TGGAGCTGACCTTGGACCCCGACACAGCCAACCCCCGGCTCATCCTCTCTCTGGATCTTAAGAGCGTGCGCCTTGGACAGCGCCCCCAGGAACTGCCCAGCCACCCGCGCCGCTTCGATACCAACACGCGGGTCCTGGCGTCCTGCGGCTTCTCCTCGGGGCGGCACCACTGGGAGGTGGAAGTGGGCTCCAAGGACGGCTGGGCCTTCGGAGTGGCCGGTGAGAGCGTGCGCCGCAAGGGCCTCACGCCCTTCACCCCCGACGAGGGTGTCTGGGCGCTGCAGCTCAACAGCGGGCAGTACTGGGCAGTGACCAGCCCTGAACGAACGCCGCTCAGCTGCGGGCACCTGTCCCGCGTGCGGGTGGCCCTGGACCTGGAGGTGGGGGCCGTGTCCTTCTACGCCGTGGAGGATATGCGCCACCTCTACACCTTCCGCGTCAATTTCCACGAGCGCGTGTTCCCGCTTTTCTCCGTCTGCTCTACTGGCACCTACTTGCGAATCTGGCCTTGA
- the TRIM7 gene encoding E3 ubiquitin-protein ligase TRIM7 isoform X2 — protein sequence MAAVGPRTGPGAGADALALAAELQGEATCSICLELFREPVSVECGHSFCRACIARCWERPGVAAPAAPRALPCPLPCPQCREPARPSQLRPNRQLAAVAALLRRFSLPAGALGQREPTRAAAGCALHGEPLKLYCQDDGRAICVVCDRAREHRAHAVLPLDEAVQEAKELLESRLEVLKKDLEDYEVFRSTEERESKELLMAAEREKVCAEFQALRAFLVEQEGRLLGRLEELSREVTQKQNDNLAQIGGEIAQLSKLSSQIQETACKPDLDFLQDFKNTLSRCSNVPGPKPTTVSSEMKNKVWNVSLKTFVLKGLLKKFKEDLLGELEKEEKVELTLDPDTANPRLILSLDLKSVRLGQRPQELPSHPRRFDTNTRVLASCGFSSGRHHWEVEVGSKDGWAFGVAGESVRRKGLTPFTPDEGVWALQLNSGQYWAVTSPERTPLSCGHLSRVRVALDLEVGAVSFYAVEDMRHLYTFRVNFHERVFPLFSVCSTGTYLRIWP from the exons ATGGCAGCGGTGGGGCCGCGGACCGGCCCTGGCGCCGGGGCCGACGCGTTGGCACTGGCGGCAGAGCTGCAGGGGGAGGCGACGTGCTCCATCTGCCTGGAGCTCTTCCGCGAGCCCGTGTCCGTCGAGTGCGGCCACAGCTTCTGCCGTGCCTGCATCGCGCGCTGCTGGGAGCGCCCCGGCGTGGCGGCCCCCGCTGCTCCCCGCGCGTtgccctgcccgctgccctgcccGCAGTGCCGCGAGCCCGCGCGCCCCAGCCAGCTGCGACCCAACCGGCAGCTGGCAGCGGTGGCCGCTCTGCTGCGGCGCTTCAGCCTCCCCGCGGGCGCACTAGGGCAGCGCGAGCCTACGCGGGCGGCGGCAGGATGCGCACTGCACGGCGAACCGCTCAAGCTCTACTGCCAGGACGACGGACGCGCCATTTGCGTGGTGTGCGACCGCGCCCGCGAGCACCGCGCGCACGCAGTGTTGCCGCTCGACGAGGCGGTGCAGGAGGCCAAG GAGCTCCTGGAGTCCAGGCTGGAGGTCTTGAAGAAGGATCTAGAGGACTATGAGGTGTTTCGTTCCACTGAAGAGAGGGAGAGCAAGGAGCTCCTG ATGGCAGCCGAGCGAGAGAAGGTGTGTGCGGAATTCCAGGCACTGAGGGCCTTCCTGGTAGAGCAGGAGGGTCGGCTCCTGGGCCGCCTGGAGGAGCTTTCCCGGGAGGTGACACAGAAGCAGAATGATAACCTGGCCCAGATCGGGGGAGAGATCGCCCAGCTCTCCAAGCTCAGCAGCCAGATTCAGGAGACAGCTTGCAAGCCTGACCTCGACTTTCTCCAG GATTTCAAAAACACACTAAGCAG GTGCAGCAACGTGCCTGGCCCCAAGCCAACCACAGTCTCTTCTGAGATGAAAAATAAAGTCTGGAATGTTTCCCTCAAGACCTTTGTCTTAAAGGGATTGCTCAAGAAGTTCAAAG AGGATCTTCTGGGAGAgctggagaaagaggagaaag TGGAGCTGACCTTGGACCCCGACACAGCCAACCCCCGGCTCATCCTCTCTCTGGATCTTAAGAGCGTGCGCCTTGGACAGCGCCCCCAGGAACTGCCCAGCCACCCGCGCCGCTTCGATACCAACACGCGGGTCCTGGCGTCCTGCGGCTTCTCCTCGGGGCGGCACCACTGGGAGGTGGAAGTGGGCTCCAAGGACGGCTGGGCCTTCGGAGTGGCCGGTGAGAGCGTGCGCCGCAAGGGCCTCACGCCCTTCACCCCCGACGAGGGTGTCTGGGCGCTGCAGCTCAACAGCGGGCAGTACTGGGCAGTGACCAGCCCTGAACGAACGCCGCTCAGCTGCGGGCACCTGTCCCGCGTGCGGGTGGCCCTGGACCTGGAGGTGGGGGCCGTGTCCTTCTACGCCGTGGAGGATATGCGCCACCTCTACACCTTCCGCGTCAATTTCCACGAGCGCGTGTTCCCGCTTTTCTCCGTCTGCTCTACTGGCACCTACTTGCGAATCTGGCCTTGA
- the TRIM7 gene encoding E3 ubiquitin-protein ligase TRIM7 isoform X4, whose amino-acid sequence MAAVGPRTGPGAGADALALAAELQGEATCSICLELFREPVSVECGHSFCRACIARCWERPGVAAPAAPRALPCPLPCPQCREPARPSQLRPNRQLAAVAALLRRFSLPAGALGQREPTRAAAGCALHGEPLKLYCQDDGRAICVVCDRAREHRAHAVLPLDEAVQEAKELLESRLEVLKKDLEDYEVFRSTEERESKELLKQMAAEREKVCAEFQALRAFLVEQEGRLLGRLEELSREVTQKQNDNLAQIGGEIAQLSKLSSQIQETACKPDLDFLQDFKNTLSRGSSGRAGERGESGADLGPRHSQPPAHPLSGS is encoded by the exons ATGGCAGCGGTGGGGCCGCGGACCGGCCCTGGCGCCGGGGCCGACGCGTTGGCACTGGCGGCAGAGCTGCAGGGGGAGGCGACGTGCTCCATCTGCCTGGAGCTCTTCCGCGAGCCCGTGTCCGTCGAGTGCGGCCACAGCTTCTGCCGTGCCTGCATCGCGCGCTGCTGGGAGCGCCCCGGCGTGGCGGCCCCCGCTGCTCCCCGCGCGTtgccctgcccgctgccctgcccGCAGTGCCGCGAGCCCGCGCGCCCCAGCCAGCTGCGACCCAACCGGCAGCTGGCAGCGGTGGCCGCTCTGCTGCGGCGCTTCAGCCTCCCCGCGGGCGCACTAGGGCAGCGCGAGCCTACGCGGGCGGCGGCAGGATGCGCACTGCACGGCGAACCGCTCAAGCTCTACTGCCAGGACGACGGACGCGCCATTTGCGTGGTGTGCGACCGCGCCCGCGAGCACCGCGCGCACGCAGTGTTGCCGCTCGACGAGGCGGTGCAGGAGGCCAAG GAGCTCCTGGAGTCCAGGCTGGAGGTCTTGAAGAAGGATCTAGAGGACTATGAGGTGTTTCGTTCCACTGAAGAGAGGGAGAGCAAGGAGCTCCTG AAACAGATGGCAGCCGAGCGAGAGAAGGTGTGTGCGGAATTCCAGGCACTGAGGGCCTTCCTGGTAGAGCAGGAGGGTCGGCTCCTGGGCCGCCTGGAGGAGCTTTCCCGGGAGGTGACACAGAAGCAGAATGATAACCTGGCCCAGATCGGGGGAGAGATCGCCCAGCTCTCCAAGCTCAGCAGCCAGATTCAGGAGACAGCTTGCAAGCCTGACCTCGACTTTCTCCAG GATTTCAAAAACACACTAAGCAG AGGATCTTCTGGGAGAgctggagaaagaggagaaag TGGAGCTGACCTTGGACCCCGACACAGCCAACCCCCGGCTCATCCTCTCTCTGGATCTTAA
- the TRIM7 gene encoding E3 ubiquitin-protein ligase TRIM7 isoform X5, giving the protein MAAVGPRTGPGAGADALALAAELQGEATCSICLELFREPVSVECGHSFCRACIARCWERPGVAAPAAPRALPCPLPCPQCREPARPSQLRPNRQLAAVAALLRRFSLPAGALGQREPTRAAAGCALHGEPLKLYCQDDGRAICVVCDRAREHRAHAVLPLDEAVQEAKELLESRLEVLKKDLEDYEVFRSTEERESKELLKQMAAEREKVCAEFQALRAFLVEQEGRLLGRLEELSREVTQKQNDNLAQIGGEIAQLSKLSSQIQETACKPDLDFLQDFKNTLSSGADLGPRHSQPPAHPLSGS; this is encoded by the exons ATGGCAGCGGTGGGGCCGCGGACCGGCCCTGGCGCCGGGGCCGACGCGTTGGCACTGGCGGCAGAGCTGCAGGGGGAGGCGACGTGCTCCATCTGCCTGGAGCTCTTCCGCGAGCCCGTGTCCGTCGAGTGCGGCCACAGCTTCTGCCGTGCCTGCATCGCGCGCTGCTGGGAGCGCCCCGGCGTGGCGGCCCCCGCTGCTCCCCGCGCGTtgccctgcccgctgccctgcccGCAGTGCCGCGAGCCCGCGCGCCCCAGCCAGCTGCGACCCAACCGGCAGCTGGCAGCGGTGGCCGCTCTGCTGCGGCGCTTCAGCCTCCCCGCGGGCGCACTAGGGCAGCGCGAGCCTACGCGGGCGGCGGCAGGATGCGCACTGCACGGCGAACCGCTCAAGCTCTACTGCCAGGACGACGGACGCGCCATTTGCGTGGTGTGCGACCGCGCCCGCGAGCACCGCGCGCACGCAGTGTTGCCGCTCGACGAGGCGGTGCAGGAGGCCAAG GAGCTCCTGGAGTCCAGGCTGGAGGTCTTGAAGAAGGATCTAGAGGACTATGAGGTGTTTCGTTCCACTGAAGAGAGGGAGAGCAAGGAGCTCCTG AAACAGATGGCAGCCGAGCGAGAGAAGGTGTGTGCGGAATTCCAGGCACTGAGGGCCTTCCTGGTAGAGCAGGAGGGTCGGCTCCTGGGCCGCCTGGAGGAGCTTTCCCGGGAGGTGACACAGAAGCAGAATGATAACCTGGCCCAGATCGGGGGAGAGATCGCCCAGCTCTCCAAGCTCAGCAGCCAGATTCAGGAGACAGCTTGCAAGCCTGACCTCGACTTTCTCCAG GATTTCAAAAACACACTAAGCAG TGGAGCTGACCTTGGACCCCGACACAGCCAACCCCCGGCTCATCCTCTCTCTGGATCTTAA
- the TRIM7 gene encoding E3 ubiquitin-protein ligase TRIM7 isoform X6, with protein MAAEREKVCAEFQALRAFLVEQEGRLLGRLEELSREVTQKQNDNLAQIGGEIAQLSKLSSQIQETACKPDLDFLQDFKNTLSRCSNVPGPKPTTVSSEMKNKVWNVSLKTFVLKGLLKKFKEDLLGELEKEEKVELTLDPDTANPRLILSLDLKSVRLGQRPQELPSHPRRFDTNTRVLASCGFSSGRHHWEVEVGSKDGWAFGVAGESVRRKGLTPFTPDEGVWALQLNSGQYWAVTSPERTPLSCGHLSRVRVALDLEVGAVSFYAVEDMRHLYTFRVNFHERVFPLFSVCSTGTYLRIWP; from the exons ATGGCAGCCGAGCGAGAGAAGGTGTGTGCGGAATTCCAGGCACTGAGGGCCTTCCTGGTAGAGCAGGAGGGTCGGCTCCTGGGCCGCCTGGAGGAGCTTTCCCGGGAGGTGACACAGAAGCAGAATGATAACCTGGCCCAGATCGGGGGAGAGATCGCCCAGCTCTCCAAGCTCAGCAGCCAGATTCAGGAGACAGCTTGCAAGCCTGACCTCGACTTTCTCCAG GATTTCAAAAACACACTAAGCAG GTGCAGCAACGTGCCTGGCCCCAAGCCAACCACAGTCTCTTCTGAGATGAAAAATAAAGTCTGGAATGTTTCCCTCAAGACCTTTGTCTTAAAGGGATTGCTCAAGAAGTTCAAAG AGGATCTTCTGGGAGAgctggagaaagaggagaaag TGGAGCTGACCTTGGACCCCGACACAGCCAACCCCCGGCTCATCCTCTCTCTGGATCTTAAGAGCGTGCGCCTTGGACAGCGCCCCCAGGAACTGCCCAGCCACCCGCGCCGCTTCGATACCAACACGCGGGTCCTGGCGTCCTGCGGCTTCTCCTCGGGGCGGCACCACTGGGAGGTGGAAGTGGGCTCCAAGGACGGCTGGGCCTTCGGAGTGGCCGGTGAGAGCGTGCGCCGCAAGGGCCTCACGCCCTTCACCCCCGACGAGGGTGTCTGGGCGCTGCAGCTCAACAGCGGGCAGTACTGGGCAGTGACCAGCCCTGAACGAACGCCGCTCAGCTGCGGGCACCTGTCCCGCGTGCGGGTGGCCCTGGACCTGGAGGTGGGGGCCGTGTCCTTCTACGCCGTGGAGGATATGCGCCACCTCTACACCTTCCGCGTCAATTTCCACGAGCGCGTGTTCCCGCTTTTCTCCGTCTGCTCTACTGGCACCTACTTGCGAATCTGGCCTTGA